A region from the Streptomyces tsukubensis genome encodes:
- a CDS encoding sensor histidine kinase: protein MCCTLATLLGVLVHVGVTRQTVDASREKALGRLEEVTEAYEAGHPLPKFGGVDPAGLPDRLRELALRGERGTMVGSYRERPTMWAAGPADGRAIAVRIDYTQSARTISALDRAILGSAGLAIGVTLLVGAFAVTRVTRRLHLTAQVARRISAGDLDARVGDPRAEDPSRPQDEVATVSGALDTMASSLQHKLLSEQRFTADVAHELRTPLTGLTAAAELLPEGRPAELVRDRVRAMRALTEDLLEISRLDAGRETVDLAVYELGELTARVARAAGPGTEVRVVRDATVETDRRRLERVLGNLVANAHRHGAPPVVLTVDGPAVTVSDGGPGYPGYLLAHGPERFRTEGTTKGHGLGLTIAVGQASVLGATLTFRNSPEGGALARLTLP, encoded by the coding sequence ATGTGCTGCACCCTCGCCACCCTGCTCGGGGTGCTGGTGCACGTCGGGGTGACCCGGCAGACCGTGGACGCCTCCCGCGAGAAGGCGCTGGGCAGACTGGAGGAGGTCACCGAGGCGTACGAGGCGGGGCATCCGCTGCCCAAGTTCGGCGGCGTCGACCCGGCCGGGCTGCCGGACCGGCTGCGCGAGCTGGCGCTGCGCGGTGAACGCGGCACGATGGTCGGCAGCTACCGGGAGCGCCCCACGATGTGGGCGGCGGGCCCCGCGGACGGCCGGGCGATCGCCGTCCGCATCGACTACACGCAGAGCGCCCGGACGATCTCGGCCCTGGACCGGGCCATCCTCGGCTCCGCCGGACTGGCGATCGGTGTGACGCTGCTGGTGGGCGCGTTCGCGGTGACCCGGGTCACCCGGCGGCTCCATCTGACCGCGCAGGTCGCCCGGCGGATCAGCGCCGGTGATCTCGACGCCCGGGTCGGCGACCCGCGGGCCGAGGACCCCTCCCGCCCCCAGGACGAGGTCGCCACGGTCTCCGGGGCGCTGGACACCATGGCCTCGTCGCTCCAGCACAAACTCCTCAGCGAGCAGCGGTTCACCGCGGACGTGGCGCACGAGCTGCGCACCCCGCTGACCGGACTGACCGCGGCGGCCGAACTGCTCCCGGAGGGACGCCCGGCGGAGCTGGTGCGCGACCGGGTGCGGGCGATGCGGGCGCTCACCGAGGACCTGCTGGAGATCTCCCGGCTGGACGCCGGCCGGGAGACGGTCGACCTGGCCGTGTACGAGCTGGGCGAACTGACCGCGCGGGTGGCCAGGGCGGCCGGACCCGGCACGGAGGTACGGGTGGTGCGCGACGCCACCGTGGAGACGGACCGGCGGCGGCTGGAACGGGTGCTGGGCAATCTGGTGGCCAACGCGCACCGGCACGGGGCGCCGCCCGTGGTGCTGACCGTGGACGGCCCGGCGGTGACGGTCTCGGACGGCGGTCCGGGCTATCCGGGCTATCTCCTCGCCCACGGCCCGGAGCGGTTCCGTACCGAGGGCACCACCAAGGGCCACGGACTCGGTCTGACGATCGCGGTGGGCCAGGCGTCGGTGCTGGGTGCGACGCTGACGTTCCGCAACTCCCCGGAGGGCGGCGCCCTGGCCCGCCTCACGCTGCCGTAA